Below is a genomic region from Pseudomonadota bacterium.
TGCAATTAAGTCTGGTTTTGCTGTACCGATATTCATATGACGATAAACGAGGGCTGAGTCCATGCTGATCACTTCGATAGGTAAGTGTTGAGCAAGTTCGAGACAGATGTCAGTTTTTCCCGTGGCTGTTGGGCCTATGAGGCAAATTGCTTCGGCTAGGATTTTTTCATTCATCTTAATGTATTTTTCGACCGATTTCGTGTCGCGCCGATTATTGTCCACGCATAAAGCGATGGTCAAGTTCGGACAATGAAATCTGAAACCAAGTCGGTCGGCCATGATTACATTGATCTGATCGATCAGTTTGCTCCATATCACGAAGTAATTTATTCATTTCCTCAATTGTGAGTTTGCGATTAGCACGTACCGCAGAGTGACAGGCAAGTGTAGATAAAATTTCGTTGCGATGTTGTTCTAAGACGCGCGAACCTCCGTAATCAACGATGTCTTTAACGACGCTGAGCATCAACTCTGAAACCTTTCCTTGCTCTAGAAAGGAGGGAATAGATCTTACAGCTACGCTTTCTAGACCTGATGTTGAAAATTCAAAACCCAGCGTATTTAGAAGTCTCTCATTTTCGTGCACGACTGCCATTTGGGCGAGGCTAACAGTAACGTTGATAGGAATGAGAAGAGATTGCTTTGGTATTTGTTTTAAGTTTAATGCCGTTTTTAAGCGTTCATACACAATTCGTTCGTGAGCCGCATGCATATCAACAATAATTAGGCCAGCTTGATTTTGCGCAAGAATGTACACGCCGCTCAATTGTGCTAGCGCAAAACCTAGTGGGTATTTATTTTCTGGGTTTTCGTCGGATTGACTCCAATTAGATATATCCACTGAATTTTTTTGTTCCATTGCAGCTGAATTTTCTTGAAAGCCAGGTTTGAGTTCTGAGCTGTTAAATCCATTAGCAGGTCGCTGGGCATAGCCCTCTGGTAGTCTCAGGATAGCTTGTGAGAATGATTGTTGAGAATCTCCTGGTGCCGCGTTATCTGTGAAGAATGAATGTATGTTTTTATGCGGCAACCACTCACTCGATGACAGATTTTTTTCTATTGCGTGGAAAACAAATTGGTACATCGCTTGAGATTCTCGAAATCGTACTTCTGTTTTCCTGGGATGTACATTCACGTCGACTAAGCTTGGGTTAATTCGAAGAAACAGAACGTACGAGATCGATTTTCCGTGGTGTAGGACGTCATTAAAAGCTTGTCTTATAGCATGGGAGATCACTCGATCTCGTACGAAGCGCCCGTTCACAAAAAGATATTGTGTGTCTTTATTTCTGGATTCATAAGCTGGTTGTTGAATTAATCCTTTGATGGATAAATGTTCCGTTCCTTCATCAATCCAAATGCTGGTATCGGTTAACTCGGACCCTAGTGTTTCTCGAATTCGCATTTCAATGGTCTCAGCCCGAGCTCTTCGTTGAGTCTTGCCATTGTGCGTGATTGAAAAGCGAATGCTTGGGTTTGCTAGCGCTGCTTGCTTATATACCTCATCACAGTGCCCATACTCAGTGTTTGGTGAGCGTAGAAACTTCCTCCTTGCGGGGGTGTTGAAGTAAAGATTCGATACCGTCACAACACTTCCATTAGCTAGTGCTGAGGGCTTAGGTTCTGATATCTGCCCCCCGTCAGCGCTAATTTCCCAAGCATGATCTTCACTATGATGTTTGCTAGAGAGGTTAATTTGAGACACTGAGGCTATAGACGCTAATGCCTCTCCTCGGAAACCAAGACTCCGAATGGATTCCAAATCTGCTAGCTCACTAATTTTGCTCGTGGCGTGTCGAGATATCGCCAGCTTGATTTCATTTGGTGGGATACCGGGCCCGCTATCTGAAACTCTAATCTCTCGTATTCCACCCTCAGTAATCGAAATATTAATGTCTGTAGCGCCTGAATCAATACTATTTTCAATCAGTTCTTTGAGTGCGGATGAGGGGCGCTCTACGACTTCCCCAGCGGCTATTTGGCTGATTAGAATGTCAGGTAATAATTTGATATTTGGCAT
It encodes:
- the mutL gene encoding DNA mismatch repair endonuclease MutL produces the protein MPNIKLLPDILISQIAAGEVVERPSSALKELIENSIDSGATDINISITEGGIREIRVSDSGPGIPPNEIKLAISRHATSKISELADLESIRSLGFRGEALASIASVSQINLSSKHHSEDHAWEISADGGQISEPKPSALANGSVVTVSNLYFNTPARRKFLRSPNTEYGHCDEVYKQAALANPSIRFSITHNGKTQRRARAETIEMRIRETLGSELTDTSIWIDEGTEHLSIKGLIQQPAYESRNKDTQYLFVNGRFVRDRVISHAIRQAFNDVLHHGKSISYVLFLRINPSLVDVNVHPRKTEVRFRESQAMYQFVFHAIEKNLSSSEWLPHKNIHSFFTDNAAPGDSQQSFSQAILRLPEGYAQRPANGFNSSELKPGFQENSAAMEQKNSVDISNWSQSDENPENKYPLGFALAQLSGVYILAQNQAGLIIVDMHAAHERIVYERLKTALNLKQIPKQSLLIPINVTVSLAQMAVVHENERLLNTLGFEFSTSGLESVAVRSIPSFLEQGKVSELMLSVVKDIVDYGGSRVLEQHRNEILSTLACHSAVRANRKLTIEEMNKLLRDMEQTDRSDQCNHGRPTWFQISLSELDHRFMRGQ